From Candidatus Cloacimonadota bacterium, one genomic window encodes:
- the thpR gene encoding RNA 2',3'-cyclic phosphodiesterase, with protein sequence MRLFVALPLPQKLKQQLEDALVYLQGIKHTGINWVKPENLHLTVNFIGEVAEHRLPELKDLLGREAKRHTAAVLQAEGIELFPYRFPRLIWLKLSGEDQVLRTLKRQTLNSLRLLGIEADPQKLELHVTLGRIKTHQSPDFERAALSYSIPREEMIWDTMILYKSLLRPDGPRYEIIEQYNLK encoded by the coding sequence ATGCGCCTCTTTGTAGCTCTTCCGCTTCCGCAAAAGCTGAAACAGCAGCTTGAGGATGCGTTGGTCTATCTGCAAGGCATCAAACATACCGGAATCAACTGGGTGAAGCCCGAAAACCTGCACCTAACCGTGAATTTCATTGGAGAGGTGGCAGAGCATAGATTACCGGAACTAAAAGACCTATTGGGGCGTGAAGCCAAGCGGCATACTGCGGCGGTGTTGCAAGCCGAAGGGATCGAGCTTTTCCCTTATCGCTTTCCGCGCCTGATCTGGTTGAAACTGAGCGGTGAAGATCAGGTTTTGAGGACTCTGAAACGGCAGACACTTAATAGCCTCCGGCTGCTGGGTATTGAAGCAGATCCCCAAAAACTGGAGTTGCACGTCACTCTGGGGCGCATCAAGACGCACCAAAGCCCGGATTTTGAGCGTGCCGCATTGTCCTACTCTATACCCCGGGAAGAGATGATATGGGATACCATGATCCTGTACAAAAGCCTTCTGAGACCGGATGGTCCCAGATACGAGATAATAGAACAGTATAATCTAAAATAA
- a CDS encoding adenosine-specific kinase produces the protein MELKSIQLSFPEDCNIILGQSHFIKTVEDLYEAMVNSVPGIRFGLAFSEASGPCLIRKEGTDNELIECAVQNLRMLKAGHCFMIVMRDAFPINVLPAVKACREVVHIFCATANPTSAIVVETPQGCGILGVVDGYSPKGVELDTDISHRKKFLLDIGYKR, from the coding sequence ATGGAACTTAAAAGTATCCAGCTTAGCTTTCCTGAAGATTGCAATATCATTCTGGGACAAAGTCACTTCATCAAGACAGTGGAAGATTTGTATGAAGCAATGGTAAACAGCGTTCCCGGTATCCGGTTTGGTTTGGCCTTCAGCGAGGCATCCGGACCCTGTCTGATCCGCAAAGAAGGCACAGACAATGAACTCATCGAGTGTGCAGTGCAGAACTTGCGCATGCTGAAGGCGGGACACTGTTTCATGATCGTGATGCGTGATGCCTTCCCCATCAATGTCTTACCGGCGGTAAAAGCTTGCCGCGAAGTAGTGCATATCTTTTGCGCTACGGCAAATCCCACCTCGGCGATAGTGGTTGAAACCCCTCAGGGCTGCGGTATATTGGGTGTGGTGGACGGTTACTCTCCCAAAGGAGTGGAGTTGGATACCGACATCAGTCATCGCAAGAAATTCCTGTTGGATATCGGATACAAGCGCTGA
- a CDS encoding DEAD/DEAH box helicase, protein MRGYISPESRYTGAKQDTETGDIALMSALEDYLQELLATPRHATTIVSSQVYEPRKAIRQAFPDYIHKDIQQILAKQGITELYQHQVAALHKVFEGQNIVISTSVSSGKSLAYWLPILQEAASGTKGKALLLYPTKALAQDQSQKLAGYCTSLAAVSGKRIFSAIYDGDTPTNQRSKIRRQADVVASNPDMLHIGILPNHALWSSFLSRLKYVVIDELHYYRGVLGSHFANVLVRLRRICKMYNVNPIFICTSATLGNARELAENLLGTSVCDICEDASEQGERHYLIVNPPLVQQDLGIRRSSMMESVTLAKLALSYALQSILFSVTRRSVEMLLLHMPNTWQDQIAPYRSGYLPSERRKIEKDLREGRLKLIISTNALELGIDIGGLDLAIINGYPGSIAGMRQEAGRAGRKGRPALAILVAGSNPLDQYICHHPEYLWQTNPEQALIDPQNTEILLKQLDCAVSELSFKEGESFGNMDYTELSAYLEILEAEGRIRKLGDKYLGIRERYPAGEVSLRNASDVYPILAEDECIGYADSASALWMTHPHAVYLHAGETWIVEQLDMDKGVVRIKPFMADYYTQALQESDLSVQQLQLQHQYNWGQKHQGRVKVVTRVTGFKKIRFGNMENLGVEELDLPPQELDTVAWWISISHKVVDKIRQKGLWNSDPNDYGKAWNKLCAAIRERDGYRCASCGAKENDRAWDVHHKVPFRKFNSALQANDPANLITLCPRCHHLAEQRVRVQSGIAGLAYLIHNLAPFFVMSDPSDLGLHFEPESDLANGAPVIALYDMVPGGIGLSKKLYEIQDKVLKAALDQVRDCPCEDGCPACVGPVAEMGEGAKEHARAILEEMLSAMQDN, encoded by the coding sequence ATGCGCGGGTATATATCTCCTGAAAGTAGATACACCGGGGCAAAGCAGGATACTGAAACAGGTGATATTGCCCTGATGAGCGCACTGGAAGACTACCTACAGGAGTTGCTGGCAACTCCCCGGCACGCAACTACCATAGTATCCTCGCAAGTGTATGAGCCGCGCAAGGCGATTAGGCAAGCGTTCCCGGACTACATTCACAAAGATATCCAACAAATCCTTGCCAAGCAGGGAATTACGGAGCTGTATCAACACCAGGTTGCAGCTTTGCATAAAGTCTTTGAGGGGCAAAACATCGTGATCAGCACATCGGTTTCCAGCGGTAAAAGCCTGGCATACTGGCTGCCCATATTGCAGGAAGCTGCCAGCGGAACCAAAGGAAAAGCGTTGTTGCTGTATCCAACCAAGGCTTTGGCTCAGGATCAATCACAAAAGCTGGCAGGATATTGCACTTCCTTGGCGGCTGTAAGCGGGAAGCGCATCTTCAGCGCCATCTACGACGGCGATACACCTACCAATCAACGCAGTAAAATCCGCAGGCAAGCCGATGTGGTGGCCAGTAATCCGGATATGCTGCACATCGGGATATTGCCGAATCACGCCTTGTGGTCTTCGTTCCTGTCACGCCTGAAGTATGTGGTGATCGATGAACTGCACTATTATCGCGGAGTGCTGGGTTCGCACTTTGCCAATGTTTTGGTGCGCTTACGGCGAATCTGCAAGATGTATAATGTAAATCCAATATTTATATGCACATCCGCCACATTGGGAAATGCCCGGGAACTGGCAGAGAATCTGCTGGGAACATCGGTGTGTGATATCTGTGAAGATGCTTCCGAACAAGGAGAACGGCATTATCTCATCGTGAATCCGCCCTTGGTGCAGCAGGATTTGGGGATACGGCGCAGTTCGATGATGGAATCGGTTACTTTGGCGAAACTGGCGCTGTCTTACGCTTTGCAGAGCATCCTCTTCAGCGTAACCCGGCGCAGTGTGGAAATGCTCTTGCTGCACATGCCCAATACCTGGCAGGATCAGATTGCTCCATATCGCAGCGGTTATCTGCCCTCAGAGCGGCGCAAGATCGAGAAAGACCTGCGTGAAGGGCGTTTAAAGCTGATTATATCTACAAACGCACTGGAACTGGGGATAGATATCGGCGGCTTGGATCTGGCCATCATCAACGGCTATCCGGGATCCATTGCCGGAATGCGTCAGGAAGCAGGACGGGCGGGCAGAAAGGGCCGGCCGGCGCTGGCAATCTTGGTGGCGGGCTCCAATCCCCTGGATCAATACATCTGCCATCATCCGGAATATCTCTGGCAGACCAATCCGGAGCAGGCCTTGATCGATCCCCAAAATACCGAGATTCTGCTGAAGCAATTGGATTGCGCGGTATCGGAGCTTTCATTCAAAGAAGGGGAAAGCTTTGGAAATATGGACTATACGGAGCTAAGCGCTTATCTGGAGATATTGGAGGCAGAGGGTAGAATCCGTAAGCTGGGTGATAAATATCTGGGTATCAGAGAGCGCTATCCGGCTGGAGAGGTCTCTTTGCGCAATGCCTCGGATGTGTATCCGATTCTGGCGGAGGACGAATGCATCGGATATGCGGATTCAGCCAGCGCTCTGTGGATGACGCATCCTCATGCCGTCTATCTGCATGCGGGGGAGACATGGATCGTGGAGCAATTGGATATGGATAAAGGAGTGGTGAGGATAAAGCCTTTTATGGCAGATTATTACACCCAAGCTCTGCAGGAGAGCGATTTGAGTGTTCAACAACTGCAATTGCAGCATCAATACAATTGGGGGCAAAAGCATCAGGGGCGGGTGAAGGTGGTCACCAGAGTCACAGGTTTCAAAAAGATCCGGTTTGGTAATATGGAAAACCTGGGTGTGGAAGAGCTGGATCTGCCGCCGCAGGAATTGGATACGGTGGCGTGGTGGATATCTATTTCACACAAGGTGGTGGACAAAATCCGCCAAAAAGGGTTGTGGAACAGCGATCCCAATGACTATGGCAAGGCTTGGAACAAGCTCTGTGCTGCGATCCGGGAGCGGGACGGATATCGTTGCGCAAGCTGTGGCGCAAAAGAGAATGACAGGGCATGGGATGTGCATCACAAAGTGCCTTTCAGAAAGTTCAATAGTGCACTTCAGGCAAACGATCCCGCCAATCTGATTACCTTGTGTCCGCGCTGTCATCATCTGGCGGAACAGCGGGTAAGAGTGCAGAGCGGCATAGCTGGTTTGGCGTATCTCATCCACAATCTGGCGCCATTCTTTGTAATGTCCGATCCTTCAGATTTGGGCCTGCATTTCGAGCCGGAATCTGATCTGGCAAATGGGGCTCCGGTAATTGCGCTTTATGATATGGTGCCGGGGGGAATAGGTCTCAGCAAAAAGCTCTATGAGATCCAGGATAAGGTGCTGAAAGCCGCTCTGGATCAGGTGAGAGACTGCCCTTGTGAAGACGGCTGCCCGGCATGTGTGGGTCCGGTAGCGGAAATGGGAGAGGGAGCCAAGGAACACGCGCGCGCCATTTTGGAGGAAATGCTTTCTGCAATGCAGGATAATTAA
- a CDS encoding choice-of-anchor J domain-containing protein: MTATPSPGAGILRFCIGIILLFSLIQWQLNAQIVTIGYETYLDQHLPIEPLAKYSYTQQLFPAEEIPLSGTITHIGFKYNVSSSIFFEGNKAWKIYMGESSADTMQDWIDVDQLSLVFDAWLAADMFSSGLPGSGWLVIPLQQSYNYSGEQNLVLAVDENSYGTGSSSDDFVCWTLDSPHALFYQSLVDNPDPQNPPETFYSTNALSYLRLHFEDSGGLDVPSNLTGCYVDDAVQLTWDPPVGDVAGYRLYRNDYFYCVCSSNYYSDTQVQAGESYSYYVRAEYGGGELSEPSNTFFIEIPDGGAQYILYQSFESLEPFQTDFGSFDNLDEDGSPTWTPDSFSFPGASESMPWISFAPTQCIPPLQISAHSGSSMIASLSAINPPNDDWLILPNLRPGTNSKLSFWARSLSSAYGLERLRVMISTTGREPHQFSTIHSEAFISVPADWTYYEYDISAYSAIDINLAINCVSANAAMLCIDDLAVVGENGWVGNEDETAPAFIHGPNPARESFYLKHEQPFDLEVYNIRGQRILRERGLREYRYRGAKLCAGIYLLKVDTPGQSRILKQVILP; this comes from the coding sequence ATGACTGCAACGCCCTCCCCGGGAGCGGGCATCCTTCGCTTCTGCATTGGGATTATTCTCCTTTTCTCTTTGATCCAGTGGCAGTTAAACGCTCAGATTGTCACCATCGGCTACGAGACTTATTTGGATCAACACCTGCCCATTGAGCCCCTGGCGAAATACAGTTACACGCAACAGCTTTTTCCCGCCGAAGAAATCCCCCTTTCCGGAACCATCACGCATATCGGCTTCAAGTACAACGTCAGTAGCAGCATCTTTTTTGAGGGTAACAAAGCCTGGAAGATCTACATGGGCGAAAGCTCTGCCGATACTATGCAGGACTGGATTGATGTGGATCAGCTTAGCCTGGTTTTCGATGCCTGGCTTGCTGCCGATATGTTCAGTTCAGGCTTACCGGGATCGGGCTGGCTGGTGATCCCGCTGCAGCAGTCGTATAACTATTCCGGAGAGCAAAATCTGGTATTGGCGGTGGATGAAAACAGCTATGGCACCGGTAGCAGCAGCGACGATTTCGTGTGTTGGACGCTTGATAGTCCCCATGCGCTATTCTATCAAAGTCTGGTCGATAATCCCGATCCGCAAAATCCGCCGGAGACGTTCTATAGCACCAATGCGCTGAGTTATCTGAGGTTGCATTTTGAGGATTCCGGTGGTTTGGATGTGCCCTCCAATCTTACGGGATGCTATGTGGATGATGCTGTTCAGCTTACATGGGATCCGCCGGTTGGGGATGTGGCAGGTTACCGTCTGTATCGGAATGATTACTTCTACTGTGTTTGCTCATCCAATTATTATAGTGACACACAAGTGCAAGCGGGAGAATCTTATAGCTATTATGTTCGGGCAGAATACGGAGGCGGCGAGCTATCCGAGCCATCGAATACATTCTTCATCGAAATCCCCGATGGAGGAGCGCAGTATATACTCTATCAATCGTTTGAGAGTCTGGAGCCGTTTCAGACAGATTTTGGCAGCTTTGACAATCTGGATGAGGATGGATCGCCCACCTGGACACCGGATTCCTTTAGCTTTCCCGGCGCTTCAGAAAGCATGCCCTGGATCTCTTTTGCTCCAACTCAATGCATTCCGCCCCTGCAGATTAGTGCTCATTCAGGTTCCAGTATGATAGCTTCACTTAGCGCTATCAATCCGCCCAATGACGACTGGCTGATCCTGCCAAATCTAAGGCCGGGAACCAATTCCAAGCTCAGCTTTTGGGCGCGTAGCCTCTCTTCTGCCTACGGTTTGGAGCGTTTGCGGGTGATGATCTCCACAACGGGTAGAGAGCCGCATCAGTTCAGCACAATCCACTCTGAGGCCTTCATCTCGGTACCGGCAGATTGGACCTATTACGAGTATGACATCAGCGCATATAGTGCAATTGACATAAATCTGGCGATAAACTGCGTATCGGCGAATGCGGCAATGCTTTGCATCGATGATCTGGCGGTCGTGGGCGAAAATGGTTGGGTGGGAAATGAAGATGAGACCGCTCCGGCATTTATACATGGACCAAATCCTGCCCGGGAAAGCTTTTATCTGAAGCATGAGCAACCTTTTGATCTGGAAGTGTATAACATCCGGGGACAAAGGATTCTGCGGGAGCGAGGGCTGCGGGAATACCGGTATCGCGGTGCAAAACTATGCGCGGGTATATATCTCCTGAAAGTAGATACACCGGGGCAAAGCAGGATACTGAAACAGGTGATATTGCCCTGA
- a CDS encoding DUF523 and DUF1722 domain-containing protein, with product MNKIQLGVSSCLLGHEVRYDGGHKYDSWVVDTLGKYCEFIHLCPEHDCGMPIPREALNLQGTKDDYRMLTHKTAKDYTQQMLDWCAPVIEKLAKEQLCGYILKSKSPSCGMERVKVYPLHGGAAVKSGVGIFAKELMKAFPHLPVEEEGRLHDPVLRENFIERMFVMHSWNNLVNEGLTPGSLIRFHTVHKYLLMAHSPKHYREMGKMVADIKDYPINEFAKLYFEKLMTACSAHACPSKHQNVLLHLLGYFKNDLDSFEKQELILLISQYKDGLIPLIVPITLINHYVRKYSKEYLADQVYLQPHPIELKLRNHA from the coding sequence GTGAACAAGATACAGCTGGGCGTATCAAGCTGCCTTCTGGGGCACGAAGTGCGCTATGACGGCGGCCACAAATATGACTCCTGGGTTGTGGATACCCTGGGAAAATACTGCGAATTCATCCATCTTTGTCCCGAACACGATTGCGGCATGCCCATCCCACGGGAAGCGCTGAATCTGCAGGGTACAAAAGACGACTATCGGATGCTGACACACAAGACAGCCAAAGACTACACTCAACAGATGCTTGACTGGTGTGCGCCGGTGATAGAAAAATTGGCTAAAGAACAGCTCTGCGGCTACATCCTGAAAAGCAAATCCCCTTCTTGCGGCATGGAGCGCGTGAAAGTGTATCCCTTGCATGGCGGAGCCGCAGTTAAATCCGGAGTGGGCATCTTTGCAAAAGAACTAATGAAAGCCTTTCCCCATTTACCGGTAGAAGAAGAAGGCCGTCTGCACGATCCTGTCCTGCGCGAAAACTTCATAGAACGCATGTTTGTGATGCACAGTTGGAATAACTTAGTAAATGAAGGACTTACGCCAGGCAGCCTGATTCGCTTTCACACAGTACACAAATACCTGTTGATGGCACATAGCCCCAAACACTACCGTGAAATGGGCAAGATGGTAGCAGACATCAAGGACTATCCGATCAATGAATTTGCCAAGCTGTACTTTGAAAAGCTGATGACTGCCTGTAGTGCACACGCCTGCCCCAGTAAGCACCAAAATGTACTGCTGCACCTCCTGGGTTATTTCAAAAACGATCTGGATAGCTTTGAAAAACAGGAACTTATCCTGTTGATCTCGCAGTACAAAGATGGACTGATACCCCTGATTGTCCCCATCACCCTGATAAATCACTATGTGCGCAAATACAGCAAGGAGTACCTCGCGGATCAGGTGTACTTGCAGCCTCATCCCATCGAACTGAAACTAAGAAACCACGCTTGA
- a CDS encoding DUF2147 domain-containing protein gives MKYILMIIFALLICLPAFAQNADRINGVWFNGEKSSKIEISQTEAGTFIGNIVWLREPNDAKGNPKTDFRNPDAKLAKRPLMGLQVLTGLKFDGKSKYSGGKVYDPKSGKTYSAKGEMVNNNTLALRGFIGIALAGRTETWIRTTK, from the coding sequence ATGAAATACATCCTCATGATCATCTTCGCTCTGCTCATCTGCCTGCCTGCCTTTGCTCAAAATGCAGACCGCATCAACGGTGTGTGGTTCAATGGCGAAAAAAGCAGCAAAATCGAGATCAGCCAAACTGAAGCCGGTACCTTTATCGGCAATATCGTTTGGTTGCGCGAGCCCAACGATGCCAAGGGAAATCCCAAAACCGACTTTCGCAATCCGGACGCAAAGCTTGCCAAACGTCCCCTGATGGGCTTGCAAGTGCTTACCGGATTGAAGTTCGACGGCAAAAGCAAATACAGCGGCGGCAAGGTCTACGATCCCAAAAGCGGCAAAACCTACTCTGCCAAAGGAGAAATGGTGAACAACAACACTCTGGCACTGAGAGGTTTCATCGGCATTGCCCTGGCCGGCAGAACCGAAACCTGGATCCGTACCACAAAGTGA
- the purB gene encoding adenylosuccinate lyase: MIARYTLPEMERIWTLENRYRCWLEVELAAAAAMHEMGKIPTADYNDICDKADFDVERIAEIEESTRHDVIAFLTNVAEYVGPASRWIHYGMTSSDVLDTATALQLKQAGELILSQLHRLAENLKLKAREHRHTLCMGRSHGIHAEPTSFGLKFALWYDETQRNIKRLEDAISVVSVGQISGAVGNYAHLDPEVEERACKHLELQAVNISTQVIQRDRHAQFLFTIAQIGSTLEKMALEIRHLQRTEVREAEENFSKGQKGSSAMPHKRNPILSEQLCGLARILRANADAAMENNALWHERDISHSSVERVILPDSCILIHYMLVKSSAMIETLAIYPENMMKNIELTRGLVFSQALLLHLANSGMTRENAYAMVQKEAMKSINDGDDFKSLILANREIRDALGLDTISAIFSYDRYLKHADYILKRCGIL, from the coding sequence GTGATAGCCCGCTACACTCTACCGGAAATGGAACGCATCTGGACGCTTGAGAACCGCTATCGTTGCTGGTTGGAGGTGGAATTAGCCGCCGCAGCCGCGATGCATGAGATGGGCAAGATTCCCACAGCGGACTACAACGATATCTGTGATAAAGCGGATTTTGATGTGGAACGCATTGCCGAGATCGAAGAAAGCACACGTCACGATGTGATCGCTTTCCTCACCAATGTAGCCGAATATGTGGGCCCCGCATCCCGCTGGATTCATTATGGAATGACCTCTTCGGATGTGTTGGACACTGCTACCGCTTTGCAATTGAAGCAAGCCGGTGAATTGATCCTGTCCCAGTTGCACCGCTTGGCGGAAAACCTGAAGTTAAAGGCCAGAGAGCACCGTCACACCCTTTGTATGGGGCGCAGTCACGGTATCCATGCCGAACCTACCTCGTTCGGGCTGAAATTTGCACTATGGTATGACGAAACCCAGCGCAACATCAAGCGCCTGGAAGATGCCATCAGCGTGGTAAGTGTTGGTCAAATCTCCGGAGCGGTGGGCAATTATGCGCATCTGGATCCGGAAGTGGAAGAGCGCGCTTGCAAACACCTGGAATTGCAGGCGGTAAACATCTCCACACAGGTGATTCAGCGCGACCGTCATGCCCAATTCCTCTTCACTATAGCACAGATCGGCTCCACTCTGGAGAAGATGGCTCTGGAGATTCGCCATCTGCAACGCACTGAAGTGCGCGAAGCGGAAGAGAACTTCAGTAAAGGGCAAAAAGGCAGTTCCGCCATGCCCCACAAACGCAATCCCATCCTTAGTGAACAGCTTTGCGGCCTGGCCCGGATACTGCGCGCCAATGCCGACGCCGCCATGGAAAACAACGCTTTGTGGCACGAGCGTGACATCTCTCATTCCAGCGTAGAGCGCGTGATATTGCCGGATAGCTGCATCCTCATCCACTACATGCTGGTAAAAAGCAGCGCCATGATTGAGACTTTGGCGATATACCCCGAAAACATGATGAAAAACATAGAACTCACCCGTGGTCTGGTGTTTTCCCAAGCCTTGCTTTTGCATCTGGCAAACAGCGGCATGACCCGTGAAAATGCCTACGCAATGGTCCAAAAAGAAGCCATGAAATCCATAAACGATGGTGACGACTTCAAGAGTCTGATCCTCGCAAACCGCGAAATCCGTGATGCTCTGGGCCTAGATACCATCTCCGCCATCTTCAGTTACGATCGCTATCTGAAGCATGCGGATTATATCTTGAAGCGCTGTGGCATCCTCTAG
- the lgt gene encoding prolipoprotein diacylglyceryl transferase produces MLRFPNISPEIASFSFLGLDLHIRWYGLFYVLSFVVAYFLYRPLLRRRGIELEREKYESIIFYIMLGVILGGRLGYILFYNLPYYLQNPLMIFAVWEGGMSFHGGALGVIIAGILFCRKYKLTFYKIADPAMPLAAIGLGLGRLGNFINAELWGKVTTLPWGMIFPGAGELPRHPTQLYEMIAEGLLLGLFTWYLLGKKLKDGAVFWAFIAFYGVVRFLIEFVRVPDDISFYEDFGFIFGIMTIGQFLSLLMVISAGIGFWHIYRRRDEAL; encoded by the coding sequence ATGCTTAGATTTCCCAATATCAGTCCCGAAATAGCCAGTTTCTCCTTCTTGGGCTTGGATTTGCATATCCGTTGGTACGGGCTCTTTTATGTATTGAGCTTTGTGGTGGCATACTTTCTGTATAGACCGCTTCTGCGCCGGCGCGGTATCGAGCTCGAGCGCGAGAAATACGAGTCCATCATCTTCTACATCATGCTGGGCGTGATTTTGGGCGGACGCTTGGGCTATATCCTCTTTTACAACCTGCCATACTACCTTCAGAATCCGCTCATGATCTTTGCGGTCTGGGAAGGCGGTATGAGCTTTCATGGCGGTGCTTTGGGAGTGATCATAGCCGGCATCCTTTTCTGTAGAAAGTATAAGCTTACTTTTTACAAAATTGCCGATCCTGCCATGCCTTTGGCGGCGATAGGACTGGGATTGGGACGTTTGGGAAACTTTATCAATGCCGAGCTCTGGGGCAAAGTAACCACATTGCCTTGGGGCATGATCTTTCCCGGTGCGGGAGAGCTTCCCCGACATCCCACCCAACTATATGAGATGATAGCGGAGGGACTGCTGTTGGGTCTATTTACATGGTATCTATTGGGAAAAAAGCTGAAAGATGGTGCTGTATTTTGGGCCTTCATTGCTTTCTACGGTGTAGTCCGGTTCCTTATCGAATTTGTGCGCGTACCGGACGATATTAGTTTTTATGAGGATTTTGGCTTCATCTTCGGTATAATGACTATAGGCCAATTCCTTTCTCTGCTGATGGTGATATCTGCGGGAATTGGATTCTGGCACATTTACAGGAGGCGCGATGAAGCGCTTTAG
- a CDS encoding electron transfer flavoprotein subunit beta/FixA family protein, protein MRFIVCIKQVPNTTEIKIDPVTNTLVREGVESILNPFDQYAVEEAVRLKEAHGGTVVAISMGPSQVESTLREAVSLGVDEIILLSDRKFAGADTWATSYTLAAAIKRIGDFDLILTGQQAIDGDTAQVGPGIAAHLDIPQTCFVRKIESLDSHKVRVQRLMEDGYDTLEICTPALISVVKEINTPRLPSLRGKRNAKSVEMTVWNASDLGLDESKTGLNGSPTQVLNIFSPKHEKQVEKFEGDSDEAVDLIIRRLDEITKR, encoded by the coding sequence GTGCGTTTTATAGTATGCATCAAACAAGTCCCCAATACTACTGAAATCAAGATTGATCCCGTTACCAATACCTTGGTGCGTGAGGGTGTGGAAAGCATCCTGAATCCCTTCGACCAATACGCAGTGGAAGAAGCGGTGCGGCTGAAAGAGGCTCACGGTGGCACTGTAGTAGCCATCAGCATGGGCCCCTCTCAGGTGGAAAGCACTCTCCGGGAAGCAGTATCCCTGGGTGTGGATGAGATCATCCTGCTTTCCGACCGTAAATTTGCCGGTGCCGATACCTGGGCTACCAGCTACACTCTGGCTGCTGCGATCAAACGCATAGGAGATTTTGATCTTATCCTTACCGGACAGCAGGCGATAGACGGCGATACCGCTCAGGTGGGTCCCGGCATCGCAGCGCATCTGGACATCCCGCAAACCTGCTTTGTGCGCAAGATCGAAAGCCTAGACAGCCATAAAGTGCGTGTACAACGTCTGATGGAAGACGGTTATGACACTCTGGAGATCTGCACACCTGCGCTGATCTCTGTGGTGAAAGAGATCAATACGCCGCGTCTGCCTTCTCTGCGCGGAAAACGCAATGCCAAAAGTGTGGAGATGACGGTGTGGAATGCCAGTGATCTGGGCTTGGACGAAAGCAAAACAGGGCTGAATGGATCACCTACACAGGTGTTGAACATCTTTAGCCCCAAACACGAAAAACAGGTGGAAAAGTTCGAGGGCGACAGCGACGAAGCCGTGGATCTCATCATCCGCCGTTTGGACGAAATTACCAAGAGATAA
- a CDS encoding DegT/DnrJ/EryC1/StrS family aminotransferase, which produces MKVPMLDLHAQYDALMPAIRTQLDNVFSEHHYIMGAQVKELENRMQEYLGIKHAIGCASGTDALVLAVKALNIGDGDEVITTPFTFFATASSIWRNNAKPVFVDIDPDTFNLDPSKIEAAITKNTKAIMPVHLFGQCSDMDAIMEIAKKHNLKVIEDNAQGIGATWNGKMSCSFGDIGTLSFFPSKNLGAMGDAGMCLTNDDELAAGLRQLRVHGENPKYFHKWVGLNSRLDTLQAAVLLVKLEALADWSRARRANAAFYDEQLKGIPGLKTPKIAEKAVSIYNQYTLVCQQRDELMAHLQKKGIGCAVYYPLPLHLQECFAELGYKEGDLPVSERKAKQVLSIPIYPELTADMKQYVVDSIREFFTK; this is translated from the coding sequence ATGAAAGTACCTATGCTGGATTTACATGCCCAATACGATGCGTTGATGCCCGCAATCCGCACTCAACTGGATAATGTCTTTAGCGAACATCACTATATAATGGGCGCTCAGGTGAAAGAACTGGAAAACAGAATGCAGGAATATCTGGGCATTAAACACGCCATCGGCTGCGCTTCCGGAACCGATGCACTGGTATTGGCAGTGAAAGCTTTGAACATCGGGGATGGTGACGAAGTGATCACCACTCCTTTCACCTTCTTTGCCACCGCTTCCTCGATCTGGCGCAACAACGCCAAACCGGTATTTGTGGATATCGATCCAGATACATTCAACCTGGATCCCTCCAAGATCGAAGCTGCCATTACAAAGAATACCAAAGCCATCATGCCTGTGCATCTCTTTGGGCAATGTTCCGATATGGACGCCATTATGGAGATTGCCAAAAAGCACAATCTGAAGGTGATCGAAGACAACGCTCAGGGCATCGGAGCTACATGGAATGGCAAGATGAGCTGTTCCTTTGGTGATATCGGAACCCTATCCTTCTTCCCCAGCAAGAATCTGGGCGCAATGGGCGATGCCGGCATGTGTCTCACCAATGATGATGAACTGGCCGCCGGCCTCAGACAACTGCGCGTACACGGTGAAAATCCCAAGTATTTCCACAAATGGGTGGGGCTAAACAGTCGCTTGGACACCCTGCAAGCCGCTGTGCTCCTGGTGAAGCTGGAGGCTTTGGCGGATTGGAGCCGTGCACGCCGGGCAAATGCCGCTTTCTACGATGAACAGCTCAAAGGAATTCCCGGATTGAAGACCCCCAAAATTGCGGAGAAAGCAGTAAGCATATACAATCAATATACTTTGGTATGCCAGCAGCGCGACGAACTGATGGCGCATCTACAAAAGAAAGGCATCGGCTGTGCAGTCTATTATCCCCTGCCTCTGCACTTGCAGGAATGCTTTGCAGAATTGGGCTACAAAGAAGGTGATTTGCCCGTCTCCGAGCGAAAAGCCAAGCAAGTTCTCTCTATTCCCATCTATCCGGAATTGACTGCAGATATGAAGCAGTATGTGGTAGATAGTATCCGCGAATTCTTCACCAAATAG